The sequence below is a genomic window from Chryseobacterium foetidum.
TCCTTTCAAAATATTTTTTGCTGTATATTTTTTACTTTGTTCTTTTGTAAGTTGATGAGACCATGAAACTCTTTTCTCAGCGTTGGCTCCTGAACCTTTTGAATTGTATTCTGCATAGAAAGTAGTTTTCTCTGCATCAGGTTTAGACCAGTTATGCCAACCTTCCTGTTTAATTGTGGAATCGATTGCACAGTTAACGTAAACTGTTTTGGCAAACGGCCTCCACGGACGACCCAAATATACAGAATTTGCATCTGCATCGCCTGTTAAATTACAGTTAATAAATACGTAACCGAACTCATTTCCCTCGATGGTAGAAGCTGCGGTAACGTAAGATGCATTTTTTTTAGAGTAAATTGTACAGTTTTCAAATACTGCGGTTCCGGCTCCGAAAATATAGTCGGTAGTTCCTTCGATGTAGCAGTTTTTAAAATAGTTTCGGGAAACTTTTGTTTTATCAGGATTGTCCTGAGCACCTTTAGTGTAAAGTGTGTCCTGAAATCCTAAGAATTTACAGTTCTCAAAAGCGATTCTGTCGCCAGTTGTTAAAACGGCAACGGCCTGTCCGACAGGACCTGCATCGTTTTGAAAAGTGATATTTTTAGCTGAAAAATCATTTGAAAAAATGAATAGGGTAGAAGATCCCGTGGTTCCGATATTTCTACCTTCAGCATTTTGCTTTGAAGCATGATCATCGTAAACGAGAATTGTGTTTTCAGGATTTTCTCCAATCAAAATGACAGGACTTTTTGTGTCGGGAACAATTATTTTTTCTCTGTAAGTTCCGGGTCTAATGATGATTTTTGTCTTTCTTTCAGAGTTGTTTTCAACAGAATTTATGGCTTCCTGAATGGTTTTGAAATCTGCTTTTCCGTCTTTCGAAACCACGATTGTTCTGTCGGAAGTTTTGAAAGAAAAAATATTGAGAAGAATGACCAATGGTGAAATTACTGTGAGAAAATTTTTGAAAGTTGATGACATAAAATTTTTCTTTAGGAAAAATACAGACTTGCTCCCGTGAAGGAGAAAGTCTGTATTAAAATCAATTTAATATGAATGTGTATTTTTACTAGTAACCATAATCTTGGGTAAGATTGAAGTTATTCTGAATGTATTCGAAATAAATCGGCAATAATTCTCTCTTGTTAACCTGGAAATACTGTGCATATCCTGAAGCTGGATTATCTACATAAGTTGCAGTAATTCCAGATCTCCATGCAATAGATTTGTAACCTGCAGGAGTGGTAGCAGACTGGTTCGGAAGATAAAACACCGCACTCTTATCTGTTCCTGTAGTGTAAACGTCGATTGCAGCGATATTTTGCTGAGCCGTTTTAGTAGGATCGTAAACAGAATTTTTGTAATAAATATTCAAAGGTACATTGGCATACGCGCCTGTGCCGTTGATAAATGCTGTAAGTTTCGCTTTTGTTTCAGCAATTTTAGTTGCCAATAAATTCCAACGGATCAAATCATATTTTCTGATTCCTTCTGAACCTAATTCTAATAATCTTTCCTGCACAATAGCATTAAAGAATCCTACTTTATCAGAAGGAATTGCTCCTACCTGACCAAGGTTTCCTGTGTATGCTCTGTTTCTCACTGCCAATAAAGCATTTTTAGCTTCCTGAGAAGGTGCACCATTGATTTCGTTGTCTGCTTCTGCAAACATCAACATTACATCTGAAAGACGAAGTAAAGGCCAGTCAACAGCTAATGTCTGAGAAGGACCTGTAATGCTTGTCCATGATTTTCTGTATTTAGAATCTGTCCATGCATTAGATGCAGCCAGTTCCGCTTGGTTCGCAGCGTTAATGGTAAAGATTCCGACATTCATATCTCTTCTTAAGTCAAACTTTGAAAACTCGTAGAAATATGTTGGAAGTGCAT
It includes:
- a CDS encoding pectinesterase family protein, producing the protein MSSTFKNFLTVISPLVILLNIFSFKTSDRTIVVSKDGKADFKTIQEAINSVENNSERKTKIIIRPGTYREKIIVPDTKSPVILIGENPENTILVYDDHASKQNAEGRNIGTTGSSTLFIFSNDFSAKNITFQNDAGPVGQAVAVLTTGDRIAFENCKFLGFQDTLYTKGAQDNPDKTKVSRNYFKNCYIEGTTDYIFGAGTAVFENCTIYSKKNASYVTAASTIEGNEFGYVFINCNLTGDADANSVYLGRPWRPFAKTVYVNCAIDSTIKQEGWHNWSKPDAEKTTFYAEYNSKGSGANAEKRVSWSHQLTKEQSKKYTAKNILKGKDNWNFKKSFK